A single genomic interval of Antechinus flavipes isolate AdamAnt ecotype Samford, QLD, Australia chromosome 1, AdamAnt_v2, whole genome shotgun sequence harbors:
- the LOC127545321 gene encoding zinc finger protein 628-like, which translates to MPRSFLVRSRRTSGRKKVIGFTPGNPALSVGRLGGPWAERPLSPNPEAGSSLGSSAQAEADLFGLQGPAGLSWDGHCPQPQPQPQPPPPTAVTAPNLQPQLPLPPPTAQHPHQFKERLFPCGVCGKSFRRSSTLSTHLLIHSGTRPHPCPFCTKRFHQKSDMKKHTFTHTGEKPHHCGVCGKSFSQSSNLLTHCRQHGVSRPLPGRPKCPPLQESCPKEPPGTSLGVLSPREKGENCP; encoded by the exons ATGCCTCGATCCTTCCTAGTAAGAAGCAGAAGAACctctggaagaaaaaaggtgATTG GCTTTACTCCAGGGAACCCAGCCCTCTCTGTGGGGAGGCTTGGAGGCCCATGGGCTGAGAGGCCCCTGTCCCCCAACCCTGAAGCCGGCTCCTCTCTGGGGTCCTCTGCGCAGGCAGAGGCTGACCTCTTTG GGCTCCAGGGGCCAGCTGGCCTCTCCTGGGATGGCCACTgcccccagccccagcctcagCCCCAGCCCCCGCCCCCGACAGCAGTTACTGCCCCAAACCTGCAGCCACAGCTACCGCTGCCACCACCCACAGCACAGCACCCTCATCAATTCAAG GAGAGACTGTTCCCCTGCGGCGTGTGCGGGAAGAGCTTCCGGCGCTCCTCCACTCTGTCCACACACCTGCTTATCCATTCGGGCACGCGGCCCCATCCCTGCCCCTTCTGCACCAAGCGCTTCCACCAGAAATCCGACATGAAGAAGCACACGTTCACCCACACCG GAGAAAAGCCCCATCACTGTGGAGTATGTGGAAAATCCTTCAGCCAGAGCTCCAACCTGCTCACTCACTGTCGGCAGCATGGGGTGAGCCGGCCGTTGCCTGGGAGGCCAAAGTGCCCACCCCTGCAGGAATCCTGCCCCAAAGAGCCACCGGGCACTTCCCTGGGGGTCCTGAGCcccagggagaagggagaaaactgTCCCTAA